One Sphingomonas sabuli genomic region harbors:
- a CDS encoding thiolase family protein yields MTDTATDSTVILSIARTPMGSMQGSLADASATDLGATAVKAAVERAGIKGEDIDRIYMGCVLPAGLGQAPARQAAIKAGLPKSVQATTVNKVCGSGMQTVIMGDEAIRTGNAEVIVAGGMESMTNAPYLLKKHRSGARIGHDTAYDHMFLDGLEDAYEEGRAMGSFAQCTADEYQLTREDMDAYAVESLNRAKKAIDSGAFKDEVVPVTIKGRKGDTVVDTDEAPGRGQPDKIPTLKPAFAKDGTITAATSSSISDGAAAVVLTSASNAKSQGLDPVATIVATAAHAQEPAEFTVAPIGAIEKVLKKAGWKVGDVDLWEVNEAFACVAMFAMKDLGIPHDKINVNGGGTALGHPIGASGTRILVTLINALKQKGAKKGVASLCIGGGEATAVAVELA; encoded by the coding sequence ATGACCGACACCGCCACCGATTCCACCGTCATCCTTTCGATCGCCCGCACGCCGATGGGCTCGATGCAGGGATCGCTGGCCGACGCGTCCGCGACGGACCTTGGCGCGACCGCGGTCAAGGCGGCCGTCGAACGGGCCGGGATCAAGGGCGAGGACATCGACCGCATCTACATGGGTTGCGTGCTTCCCGCGGGCCTTGGCCAAGCGCCGGCGCGCCAGGCGGCGATCAAGGCCGGCCTGCCCAAATCGGTGCAGGCGACGACCGTCAACAAAGTGTGCGGGTCCGGCATGCAGACGGTGATCATGGGCGACGAGGCGATCCGTACCGGCAATGCCGAGGTGATCGTCGCCGGCGGCATGGAATCGATGACCAACGCGCCGTACCTGCTCAAGAAGCATCGCTCCGGCGCGCGCATCGGCCATGACACGGCCTACGACCATATGTTCCTCGACGGGCTCGAGGATGCCTATGAGGAAGGCCGGGCGATGGGCAGTTTCGCCCAGTGCACGGCGGACGAATATCAGCTGACCCGCGAAGACATGGACGCCTATGCGGTGGAAAGCCTCAACCGCGCCAAGAAGGCGATCGACAGCGGCGCGTTCAAGGACGAGGTCGTGCCGGTCACCATCAAGGGCCGCAAGGGCGACACCGTCGTCGATACCGACGAAGCGCCGGGCCGCGGCCAGCCCGACAAGATCCCGACCCTGAAGCCTGCCTTTGCTAAAGACGGCACCATTACCGCCGCGACCAGCTCCTCGATTTCCGACGGCGCCGCCGCGGTGGTCCTGACCAGCGCGTCCAACGCCAAGTCGCAGGGCCTCGATCCGGTGGCCACGATCGTCGCCACTGCCGCCCATGCGCAGGAACCGGCGGAATTCACCGTCGCCCCCATCGGCGCGATCGAGAAGGTATTGAAGAAGGCCGGTTGGAAGGTCGGCGACGTCGACCTGTGGGAAGTCAACGAGGCTTTCGCCTGCGTCGCCATGTTCGCGATGAAGGACCTTGGCATCCCGCACGACAAGATCAACGTCAACGGCGGCGGCACCGCGCTCGGTCACCCGATCGGCGCCAGCGGCACCCGCATCCTCGTCACCCTGATCAACGCGCTAAAGCAGAAGGGTGCGAAAAAGGGCGTCGCTTCGCTGTGCATCGGCGGCGGCGAAGCGACGGCCGTGGCGGTGGAGCTCGCCTAA
- a CDS encoding MerR family transcriptional regulator: MSDLTIGALAREAGVGVETVRFYQRRGLVAEPPRAGGIRRYDDRDVQRIRFVRKAQAAGFTLAEIGELIALDTTHDRPRVRAMARERITALDRKIAELGEARAALARLARECGEGRDGPCPIITSFA; encoded by the coding sequence ATGAGTGATCTGACGATCGGCGCGCTCGCGCGGGAAGCGGGGGTCGGCGTCGAAACGGTGCGCTTTTACCAGCGCCGGGGACTGGTTGCCGAGCCGCCGCGAGCGGGCGGCATTCGCCGCTACGATGATCGCGACGTGCAGCGCATCCGTTTCGTCCGCAAGGCGCAGGCCGCGGGCTTCACCCTGGCGGAGATCGGGGAGCTGATCGCGCTCGATACAACACACGACCGGCCCCGCGTCCGCGCCATGGCCCGGGAACGCATCACCGCGCTGGATAGGAAGATCGCGGAATTAGGAGAGGCGCGGGCGGCTCTGGCGCGACTGGCGCGCGAGTGCGGCGAGGGCAGGGACGGGCCCTGTCCAATCATCACCAGCTTTGCGTGA
- the nadC gene encoding carboxylating nicotinate-nucleotide diphosphorylase produces the protein MIGFDIDDFVRRTLAEDLGEGGDVTSAATIAADARFTADLSAREPIVIAGLYIAATFFKALDADVTIELLTSDGQAIEAGKSLMRMSGNARAMLSAERSALNTLQHLSGIATLTRRYVEAILGTGATLLDTRKTLPGMRALEKYAARMGGAQNHRMRLDDGMLIKDNHIGVAGSVGAAVRAAVAFKSGLQVQVEVDRIDQIEEALEAGADRLLLDNMGPPVLREAVALVAGRVPLEASGGVNLDTIRGIAETGVDFISVGRITQSAPAVDIGMDCTLG, from the coding sequence ATGATTGGCTTCGACATCGACGACTTCGTCCGGCGGACGCTGGCAGAGGACCTGGGCGAGGGCGGTGACGTCACGTCGGCCGCGACCATCGCCGCCGATGCGCGCTTCACCGCCGACCTGTCGGCACGCGAGCCGATCGTCATCGCCGGATTGTACATTGCGGCGACCTTTTTCAAAGCGCTCGATGCCGACGTGACAATCGAGCTGCTTACCAGCGACGGGCAGGCGATCGAAGCGGGCAAGTCGCTGATGCGGATGTCTGGCAATGCGCGCGCGATGCTGTCGGCCGAACGCTCGGCGCTCAACACGCTCCAGCATCTGTCCGGGATTGCCACGCTGACCCGCCGCTACGTCGAAGCGATTTTGGGCACTGGCGCTACGCTCCTCGATACGCGCAAGACGCTGCCCGGTATGCGGGCGCTGGAAAAATATGCGGCACGGATGGGCGGTGCGCAGAACCATCGGATGCGGCTCGACGATGGGATGCTGATCAAGGACAATCACATCGGTGTCGCCGGCAGCGTCGGCGCGGCGGTCCGGGCGGCGGTCGCCTTCAAGTCCGGCCTGCAGGTGCAGGTCGAAGTCGACCGCATCGACCAGATCGAGGAAGCGCTCGAGGCCGGCGCGGACCGGTTGCTGCTCGACAATATGGGGCCGCCTGTCCTGCGGGAAGCCGTAGCGCTGGTGGCCGGGCGCGTGCCGCTGGAAGCATCGGGCGGCGTCAATCTCGATACCATCCGCGGGATCGCCGAAACCGGGGTCGATTTCATCTCGGTCGGGCGCATCACGCAGTCGGCGCCGGCCGTCGATATCGGGATGGATTGTACGCTCGGCTAG
- a CDS encoding SH3 domain-containing protein yields the protein MRFRGAIVALAVLTAAAPASAQDKAVPYWASIASGQAMMRTGPARTYPGTWLYQRRDLPVRVLKRYETWRLIEDPDGEKGWMLSTLLSERRTVLVKAGDPKPIYAAASTGSRVRYRVEAGVIGAIDHCKDGWCHIKIGKREGFAEVKNLWGVAADEVVD from the coding sequence ATGCGGTTTCGGGGGGCGATCGTTGCGCTGGCGGTGCTAACCGCCGCCGCGCCGGCTTCCGCGCAGGACAAGGCCGTGCCTTATTGGGCATCGATTGCCAGCGGGCAGGCGATGATGCGCACCGGGCCGGCCCGAACCTATCCCGGCACCTGGCTCTACCAGCGCCGCGACCTGCCGGTCCGGGTGCTCAAGCGGTACGAGACCTGGCGCCTGATCGAGGATCCGGACGGCGAAAAGGGCTGGATGCTGTCGACCCTGCTATCCGAGCGGCGTACCGTGCTGGTGAAGGCCGGCGACCCAAAACCGATTTATGCCGCCGCCAGCACCGGCAGCCGCGTGCGCTACCGCGTCGAAGCCGGCGTCATCGGCGCCATCGATCATTGCAAGGATGGCTGGTGCCATATCAAGATCGGCAAGCGCGAAGGCTTTGCCGAGGTAAAGAATTTATGGGGCGTCGCCGCCGACGAGGTGGTTGACTAG
- a CDS encoding M3 family metallopeptidase codes for MAALGAGSASAQAVKAAGTVPGAAQAAVAVPNNVLLQDWSGAYAGVPPFDKVTPAMFPPALQFGIDEQNREVLAIANNPEAPTFANTIEALEKAGQRLDRVLAVFGVMTSNMATPEYQALDKEWSPKLSAAYDEITLNPKLFARIKTLYDAKASLGLDAKQDRLLTRRYESYVRNGASLPPAQKAQLTQMNQQLAELFATFSEKVLADESTYIRATEAELKGVPADMKAAYASAAKDQKMPAGSFAIKNTRSAVDPLLTYADDRAMREKVWTAFVNRGDNGGANDTNATIAKILKLRADRAKLLGFENHADWRMQDTMAKTPDRAMDLMMKVWPAAKQRVAEEVAEQQAMANKLGDKLTIQPWDYRYYMEKVRKEKYDLSQEEIKPYFSLNNIIDASYWAAGQLYDLGFKEVTGTVPVWNDDIRVYSVTNLKTGKQVGLFYRDDYAREGKRSGAWATTFRSRAGLLGDDIVLGSNNNNFVKPGPGEPVLISLDDAETLFHEFGHAIHYFLSDVHYPGLGGSQRDFVEYPSQVNENWLLTPQVLQRFAKHHQTGQPMPQALVDKIQKASTFNQGFATVEYLASAIVDMKLHDNANGAVDPDAFEKQALAEIGMPKEIVLRHRLPQFNHLFSSDSYSAGYYSYLWSETMDADTWAAFEETGDVWNRTVADNFRKYLLSTGNETDRAEAYRQFRGRDPDVNAILRKRGFPTGE; via the coding sequence ATGGCAGCACTTGGCGCGGGCAGCGCGTCCGCGCAGGCGGTAAAGGCAGCCGGGACGGTCCCGGGTGCTGCGCAGGCGGCGGTCGCCGTGCCCAATAACGTCCTGCTTCAGGATTGGTCCGGCGCATATGCCGGCGTCCCGCCGTTCGACAAGGTCACGCCGGCAATGTTCCCGCCAGCGCTGCAGTTCGGGATCGACGAGCAGAACCGCGAAGTCCTCGCGATCGCAAATAATCCCGAAGCGCCGACGTTTGCGAACACCATTGAAGCGCTGGAGAAGGCGGGTCAGCGGCTCGACCGGGTCTTGGCCGTGTTCGGCGTGATGACCAGCAACATGGCGACGCCCGAATATCAGGCGCTCGATAAGGAATGGTCGCCCAAGCTGTCGGCGGCCTATGACGAAATCACGCTCAATCCCAAGCTCTTCGCGCGCATCAAGACGCTGTATGACGCCAAGGCGTCACTTGGGCTCGACGCCAAGCAGGACCGGCTGCTGACCCGGCGCTACGAAAGCTATGTCCGCAACGGCGCCAGCCTGCCGCCCGCCCAAAAGGCGCAGCTGACGCAGATGAATCAGCAGCTGGCGGAATTGTTCGCGACCTTTTCCGAAAAGGTGCTGGCCGACGAAAGCACCTATATTCGCGCCACGGAAGCCGAGCTGAAAGGCGTGCCGGCCGACATGAAGGCCGCCTATGCCTCCGCGGCCAAGGACCAGAAGATGCCGGCGGGCAGCTTCGCCATCAAGAACACGCGGTCGGCGGTCGACCCGCTGCTGACCTATGCCGACGACCGCGCCATGCGCGAAAAGGTGTGGACGGCGTTCGTCAACCGCGGCGACAACGGCGGAGCTAACGACACCAACGCGACCATCGCGAAGATACTCAAGCTGCGCGCCGACCGCGCCAAGCTGCTCGGTTTCGAGAACCATGCCGACTGGCGGATGCAGGATACAATGGCCAAGACGCCCGACCGGGCGATGGACCTGATGATGAAGGTCTGGCCGGCGGCCAAGCAGCGGGTGGCGGAAGAAGTCGCCGAGCAGCAGGCGATGGCGAACAAGCTGGGCGACAAGCTCACCATCCAGCCGTGGGATTATCGCTATTACATGGAGAAGGTCCGCAAGGAGAAGTACGACCTTAGCCAGGAGGAGATCAAACCCTACTTCTCACTCAACAACATCATCGACGCGTCCTATTGGGCGGCCGGGCAGCTGTACGACCTTGGCTTCAAGGAAGTCACGGGCACGGTGCCGGTGTGGAACGACGATATCCGCGTCTATTCCGTTACCAACCTGAAGACCGGCAAGCAGGTGGGACTCTTCTACCGCGACGATTATGCGCGCGAAGGCAAGCGTTCCGGCGCCTGGGCGACGACTTTCCGCAGCCGGGCTGGCCTGCTTGGCGACGACATCGTCCTTGGCTCCAACAACAACAATTTCGTCAAGCCGGGTCCGGGGGAGCCGGTGCTGATCAGCCTCGACGATGCCGAGACGCTGTTCCACGAATTCGGTCACGCCATCCATTACTTCCTGTCGGACGTGCACTATCCGGGCCTGGGCGGGTCGCAGCGCGACTTCGTCGAATATCCCAGCCAGGTGAACGAGAATTGGCTGCTGACGCCGCAGGTGCTGCAGCGCTTTGCAAAGCACCACCAGACGGGTCAGCCGATGCCGCAGGCCCTGGTCGACAAGATCCAGAAGGCGTCGACCTTCAACCAAGGCTTTGCGACCGTCGAATATCTGGCATCGGCGATTGTCGACATGAAGCTGCACGACAATGCCAACGGGGCGGTCGATCCGGACGCGTTCGAGAAGCAGGCGCTTGCGGAAATCGGGATGCCGAAGGAGATCGTGCTCCGCCACCGGCTGCCGCAGTTCAACCACCTGTTCTCGTCCGACAGCTATTCGGCGGGATATTATTCCTACCTGTGGTCGGAAACGATGGACGCCGACACCTGGGCGGCGTTCGAGGAAACCGGCGACGTATGGAATCGAACGGTGGCCGACAACTTCCGCAAGTATCTGCTGTCGACCGGCAACGAGACCGATCGGGCGGAAGCGTACCGCCAGTTTCGCGGCCGCGATCCGGACGTCAACGCGATCCTGCGCAAGCGCGGGTTCCCGACCGGCGAATGA
- a CDS encoding glutaredoxin: protein MKHDPVAATATATLYRMVMPGHTCPYGVKSKWLLERMGFAVDDRHLTTRAQTDAFKAEHDVKTTPQTFIGGQRIGGYDDLRRRFGAHVPEPGETSYTPVIALFAITALAALSLSTFVTGSPFTIRAGEWFIALSMCVLALLKLQDVEKFSSMFLNYDLLAKRWVPYAYAYPFLEGLAGLLMLGHLLDWLSIPIALIIGTIGAASVFKAVYIDKRELKCACVGGSSSVPLGFVSLTENVMMVAMAMWMGRMWLA from the coding sequence ATGAAACACGACCCCGTCGCCGCGACCGCGACCGCCACGCTGTACCGGATGGTCATGCCCGGCCACACCTGTCCCTATGGCGTGAAATCCAAATGGCTGCTCGAACGCATGGGCTTCGCTGTCGACGACCGCCATCTGACAACGCGCGCGCAGACCGACGCCTTCAAGGCCGAACATGACGTCAAGACGACGCCGCAGACCTTCATCGGCGGCCAGCGGATCGGCGGCTACGACGATTTGCGCCGCCGCTTCGGCGCTCACGTGCCGGAGCCCGGGGAGACCAGCTACACGCCGGTCATCGCCCTGTTCGCGATCACGGCCTTGGCGGCGCTGTCGCTGTCGACCTTCGTCACGGGGTCACCCTTCACGATCCGCGCCGGCGAGTGGTTCATTGCCTTGTCGATGTGCGTGCTTGCCCTGCTCAAACTGCAGGACGTCGAGAAGTTCAGCTCGATGTTCCTCAACTACGACCTGCTGGCCAAGCGCTGGGTCCCCTACGCCTACGCGTATCCGTTTCTCGAAGGGCTGGCCGGTCTGCTCATGCTCGGGCACCTGCTCGACTGGTTGAGCATCCCCATTGCGCTCATCATCGGCACAATTGGCGCGGCCAGCGTGTTCAAGGCGGTCTACATCGACAAGCGCGAGCTTAAATGCGCGTGCGTCGGCGGCTCGTCGAGCGTGCCGCTGGGTTTCGTGTCCCTGACCGAAAACGTGATGATGGTCGCGATGGCCATGTGGATGGGCCGGATGTGGCTGGCCTAG
- a CDS encoding phosphotransferase family protein, with protein MDRTQANSGTKPVSDRLRFDEAALEAWLADHVADFAGPIAVTQFKGGQSNPTYRIDAASGAYVLRRKPPGKLLPGAHAVDREYRVLAALGAQGFPVTRVHALCEDDGVIGTPFYLMDLVEGRIFWEAALPGLSRAERVAAFDSMNDTIARLHSYDPAAIGLGDYGKPTGFVERQVARWSRQYAGDTDAGRVEDMDRLVDWLGKHLPPDSGRSSVAHGDFRCDNMIFDAQAPHVRAVLDWELSTLGDPASDFTYHLLMYRMPSDLFAGLAGMDLDELGIPHEEQYVTAYCRRTGRSELPHKDYLIVFNLFRLAAILHGIRGRIARGTASSAHAVETAAKLEPLARLAWTEAQKAEL; from the coding sequence ATGGACCGGACGCAAGCCAATAGCGGCACCAAGCCTGTCAGCGACCGCCTGCGCTTCGACGAGGCCGCGCTGGAGGCGTGGCTGGCCGATCATGTCGCTGACTTTGCCGGACCGATCGCGGTCACGCAGTTCAAGGGCGGCCAGTCCAATCCGACCTATCGCATCGACGCCGCGTCGGGCGCCTATGTCCTGCGCCGCAAGCCGCCGGGAAAGCTGCTGCCCGGAGCGCACGCCGTCGATCGCGAATATCGCGTTCTCGCGGCCCTGGGCGCGCAGGGATTTCCCGTCACCCGGGTCCACGCGCTGTGCGAGGACGACGGGGTCATCGGCACGCCATTCTACCTGATGGACCTAGTCGAGGGGCGGATCTTCTGGGAAGCCGCTTTGCCCGGCCTGTCGCGGGCGGAGCGCGTCGCCGCGTTCGATTCGATGAACGACACCATCGCGCGCCTGCACAGCTACGATCCGGCGGCGATCGGGCTCGGCGATTATGGCAAGCCGACCGGCTTCGTCGAACGCCAGGTCGCGCGCTGGTCCAGGCAATATGCCGGCGACACCGACGCCGGGCGGGTCGAGGACATGGACCGGCTGGTCGACTGGCTGGGCAAGCACCTGCCGCCCGACAGCGGCCGGTCGAGCGTAGCCCATGGCGACTTTCGCTGCGACAACATGATCTTCGACGCGCAAGCGCCGCACGTGCGCGCCGTGCTGGACTGGGAATTGTCGACACTGGGCGACCCGGCGTCGGACTTTACCTATCACTTGCTGATGTACCGCATGCCCAGCGACCTGTTCGCGGGACTTGCCGGCATGGATCTCGACGAGCTCGGCATCCCGCACGAGGAGCAGTACGTCACCGCTTACTGCCGCCGGACCGGGCGCAGCGAGTTGCCGCACAAGGATTATCTGATCGTCTTCAACCTGTTCCGGTTGGCAGCCATTCTTCACGGCATTCGCGGGCGTATTGCGCGCGGAACGGCCTCCTCCGCGCACGCGGTCGAGACAGCCGCCAAGCTTGAGCCGCTCGCACGGCTTGCCTGGACCGAAGCTCAAAAGGCTGAATTATAA
- a CDS encoding NAD(P)H-dependent flavin oxidoreductase yields MFKGLKPITYAGREVWPLVEGGKGVSATNHASSGAWAAAGGIGTVSAVNADSYDPEGRIVPQVYRGMTRRERHEELIQYAIDGAVAQVQRAHDMAGGNGAININVLWEMGGAQRVLHGVLERTKGLVAGVTCGAGMPYKLSEISASYGVNYLPIISSARAFSALWKRAYHKASEWLAAVVYEDPWLAGGHNGLSNAEDPREPQDPYPRVKALRDAMRSHGIADDVPIVMAGGVWRLDEWEDWIDNPELGQIVFQFGTRPLLTQESPIPPEWKAKLMTLEEGDVLLHRFSPTGFYSSAVRNPFLRNLEARSERQVAFTKESLGDHHFELDVGLNGKKNYWVTKGDLQHAREWYAAGFTEALKTPDETLVFVDPEEKKQIRIDQAECMGCLSQCAFSSWADNEKNTTGRLADPRSFCIQKTLQDIAHGGPVEENLAFAGHAAYRFRTDPFYSNGFIPTVKQLVDRIRTGA; encoded by the coding sequence GTGTTCAAGGGGCTGAAGCCCATCACCTACGCCGGCCGCGAAGTGTGGCCGCTGGTCGAAGGCGGCAAGGGTGTCAGTGCGACCAACCATGCCAGTTCGGGGGCCTGGGCGGCCGCCGGCGGCATCGGCACCGTGTCGGCCGTCAACGCCGATAGCTACGATCCCGAAGGCCGCATCGTGCCGCAGGTGTACCGCGGCATGACCCGCCGCGAACGGCATGAGGAATTGATCCAGTACGCCATCGACGGCGCCGTGGCGCAGGTCCAGCGCGCGCACGACATGGCGGGTGGCAATGGTGCGATCAACATCAACGTGCTGTGGGAAATGGGCGGCGCACAGCGGGTGCTGCACGGCGTGCTCGAACGCACGAAGGGCCTTGTCGCGGGCGTAACCTGCGGCGCTGGCATGCCATATAAATTGAGCGAGATTTCCGCGTCTTACGGCGTGAACTATCTGCCGATCATCAGCTCTGCGCGCGCGTTCAGCGCCTTGTGGAAGCGCGCTTATCACAAGGCGTCGGAATGGCTTGCCGCGGTGGTCTATGAAGACCCGTGGCTGGCCGGTGGCCACAACGGCCTGAGCAATGCCGAGGACCCGCGCGAACCGCAGGATCCGTATCCGCGCGTCAAAGCGCTGCGCGACGCGATGCGCTCGCACGGCATCGCCGACGACGTGCCGATCGTGATGGCCGGCGGCGTGTGGCGGCTCGACGAATGGGAAGACTGGATCGACAATCCCGAGCTCGGGCAAATTGTCTTTCAGTTCGGCACGCGCCCGCTGCTGACGCAGGAAAGCCCGATCCCGCCGGAGTGGAAAGCAAAGCTAATGACGCTGGAGGAGGGCGACGTCCTGCTCCACCGCTTCAGCCCGACCGGTTTCTACTCCTCGGCCGTGCGCAATCCGTTCCTGCGCAACCTGGAAGCCCGCTCCGAGCGCCAGGTCGCTTTCACCAAGGAATCGCTTGGCGATCATCATTTCGAACTCGACGTCGGGCTGAACGGCAAGAAGAATTACTGGGTCACGAAGGGCGACCTGCAACACGCGCGCGAATGGTACGCCGCGGGCTTCACCGAAGCGCTGAAAACCCCGGACGAAACGCTGGTGTTCGTCGACCCGGAAGAGAAAAAGCAGATCCGCATCGACCAGGCGGAATGCATGGGCTGCCTGTCGCAATGCGCCTTCTCGTCCTGGGCGGACAATGAGAAGAACACGACCGGACGGCTGGCCGACCCGCGCAGCTTCTGCATTCAGAAGACGTTGCAGGACATCGCGCACGGCGGGCCGGTCGAGGAAAATCTCGCCTTCGCGGGACACGCGGCCTACCGTTTCCGCACCGATCCATTCTATTCGAACGGCTTCATTCCGACGGTGAAGCAATTGGTCGACAGGATTCGTACGGGGGCGTGA
- a CDS encoding metallophosphoesterase family protein, with translation MPRLVHLSDLHFGAHDPKVVEAVEARVNDIAADLVVVSGDFTQRARTEQFQEACRFLDRLREAGHEVLAVPGNHDVPLYDVLRRFLSPLTRYRRYIDDTLCPVHDIPGATVLGINTARSFTFKDGRINEEQIALIRDTFAKSSPDNTRIVVTHHPLFALPVGDEVAPAAGRSELALDAIGDAGVDLLLAGHNHVASIHNASDLVTRAGSALVVQAGTATSTRLRDKGQSFNRIAIDGRNVTITVETWDGAQFGVEDEQRYVQEGDHWRIAGAENALDEPAQ, from the coding sequence ATGCCCAGACTAGTCCATCTGTCCGATCTGCATTTCGGCGCGCATGACCCGAAGGTGGTCGAGGCGGTCGAAGCCCGCGTGAACGACATCGCCGCCGACCTTGTCGTCGTCAGCGGCGATTTCACCCAGCGCGCGCGCACCGAGCAATTCCAGGAGGCGTGCCGCTTCCTCGACCGGCTGCGCGAGGCAGGCCATGAAGTGCTTGCCGTGCCGGGCAATCACGACGTGCCGCTGTACGACGTACTGCGCCGCTTCCTGTCGCCGCTGACGCGCTATCGCCGGTATATCGACGACACCCTGTGTCCCGTGCACGACATTCCCGGCGCGACCGTGCTCGGCATCAACACGGCCCGGTCGTTCACCTTCAAGGATGGGCGGATCAACGAAGAGCAGATCGCGCTCATCCGCGACACCTTTGCGAAATCCTCGCCCGACAATACGCGCATCGTTGTCACCCATCATCCGCTGTTCGCTTTGCCGGTCGGCGATGAGGTCGCGCCGGCGGCGGGCCGCAGCGAACTGGCGCTCGATGCGATCGGCGATGCGGGCGTCGACCTGCTGCTTGCCGGCCACAACCATGTCGCGTCGATCCACAATGCCAGCGACCTTGTCACCCGCGCCGGTTCGGCGCTGGTCGTGCAGGCTGGAACTGCGACCTCGACCCGGCTGCGCGACAAGGGCCAGAGCTTCAATCGTATCGCGATCGACGGGCGCAACGTCACCATTACGGTCGAAACGTGGGACGGCGCACAGTTCGGCGTCGAGGACGAACAACGCTATGTGCAGGAAGGCGACCACTGGCGCATCGCCGGCGCCGAAAACGCGCTGGACGAACCCGCGCAGTAA
- a CDS encoding RidA family protein, with amino-acid sequence MMTVTAAAAFFLVAAGQPAVEYLPAPAINNTPAPFSSAVRVGDTLYLAGAIGIGADGKLPEGIEAQSKQTMDNIGAVLKRAGLGFDDVYKCTAFLADMKDWPAFNGVYVTYFKPDRRPSRSALGVNGLALGALLEVECQAYAGKK; translated from the coding sequence ATGATGACCGTAACCGCAGCCGCCGCTTTTTTCCTCGTCGCCGCCGGACAGCCCGCCGTCGAATATCTTCCGGCCCCCGCGATCAATAACACGCCCGCGCCTTTTTCCAGCGCCGTCCGCGTCGGCGACACGCTGTATCTTGCCGGCGCGATCGGGATCGGCGCCGACGGCAAGCTGCCCGAGGGCATCGAAGCGCAGTCCAAGCAGACGATGGACAACATCGGCGCGGTCCTGAAGCGGGCAGGGCTGGGCTTCGACGACGTCTACAAATGCACCGCCTTCCTTGCCGACATGAAGGACTGGCCGGCGTTCAACGGCGTTTACGTCACTTACTTCAAGCCGGACCGCCGGCCGTCGCGAAGCGCGCTTGGCGTCAACGGCCTCGCCCTCGGCGCGCTGCTGGAGGTGGAGTGTCAGGCCTACGCCGGCAAGAAGTAG
- a CDS encoding helix-turn-helix transcriptional regulator — MENRVKINRESRGWSQGELAHRLGVSRQTINAVETDKYDPSLPLALRMAKLFAVPVDQLFLDQWEPE; from the coding sequence ATGGAGAACAGGGTCAAGATCAATCGCGAATCGCGTGGATGGAGCCAGGGGGAACTCGCCCATCGGCTCGGTGTGTCGCGGCAGACGATCAACGCTGTCGAGACCGACAAATACGACCCCAGTCTCCCGCTGGCGCTGCGAATGGCGAAGTTGTTCGCCGTTCCTGTCGACCAGCTGTTTCTCGACCAATGGGAGCCTGAATGA